One part of the Bacteroidota bacterium genome encodes these proteins:
- a CDS encoding acyl-CoA dehydrogenase — translation MNFDFTETQLMIKDMAKKFAEDVLAPSAAERDEKEVFPYEAVKQMGELGLMGMMVPEQYNGAGLDTISYVLAMEEISKVDASAGVIMSVNNSLVCYGITEWGSEFQKEKYLKELATGKKLGAFALSEPEAGSDASNQKTTALRDGDFYLLNGTKNFITNGANADAVLVMATTDKSKGAHGVSAFIVDKGIPGFEVAKKERKLGIRSSDTVSLSFTDCKVPVENRIGDEGFGFKFAMKTLDGGRIGIASQALGIAQASLEAALKYSKERKAFGQYISEFQGIQFKLADMATKIEAARLLTLKSAALKDANKPYGSASAMAKLFASKVSVDAALEAIQIHGGYGYVKDYPVERYLRDAKITEIYEGTSEVQRIVIARSLLRD, via the coding sequence ATGAACTTCGATTTTACAGAAACACAATTAATGATTAAAGACATGGCGAAGAAATTCGCTGAAGATGTTCTCGCACCGTCTGCTGCCGAGCGAGACGAAAAAGAAGTGTTCCCTTATGAAGCAGTTAAACAAATGGGCGAACTTGGATTGATGGGAATGATGGTCCCCGAGCAATACAACGGTGCCGGACTTGATACAATCAGTTATGTTTTAGCGATGGAAGAAATCTCGAAGGTCGATGCCTCTGCCGGCGTGATAATGTCGGTAAATAATTCGCTGGTTTGTTACGGCATCACAGAATGGGGGAGCGAGTTTCAAAAAGAAAAATACTTAAAAGAATTGGCGACCGGAAAAAAATTAGGTGCGTTCGCTCTTTCGGAACCCGAAGCCGGAAGCGATGCTTCGAATCAAAAAACCACAGCTCTTCGAGATGGTGATTTTTATTTGTTGAATGGGACTAAAAATTTTATTACAAACGGCGCCAATGCAGATGCCGTTTTAGTTATGGCGACTACTGATAAGTCGAAGGGTGCTCACGGGGTTAGTGCATTTATAGTTGATAAAGGTATCCCGGGTTTTGAGGTAGCTAAAAAGGAAAGAAAATTAGGTATCCGAAGTTCGGATACTGTCTCGTTATCTTTTACCGATTGCAAAGTTCCTGTCGAAAACCGTATCGGCGACGAGGGTTTTGGTTTTAAATTTGCGATGAAAACACTTGACGGCGGTCGCATTGGAATTGCTTCGCAAGCATTAGGTATCGCACAAGCGTCTCTTGAAGCCGCTCTGAAGTATTCGAAGGAAAGGAAAGCTTTTGGACAGTATATTTCCGAATTTCAGGGGATACAATTCAAGCTTGCCGATATGGCTACAAAAATCGAGGCAGCACGGCTTTTAACTTTAAAATCGGCAGCCCTCAAAGATGCTAACAAACCTTATGGCTCTGCATCGGCAATGGCGAAGCTGTTTGCTTCGAAAGTATCCGTAGATGCTGCACTTGAGGCAATCCAAATTCACGGTGGATATGGATATGTGAAAGATTATCCTGTCGAACGTTATCTACGCGATGCCAAAATTACTGAAATTTATGAAGGAACCTCGGAAGTTCAACGCATAGTAATTGCAAGGAGCTTGCTGAGAGATTAA